One genomic segment of Brassica napus cultivar Da-Ae chromosome A3, Da-Ae, whole genome shotgun sequence includes these proteins:
- the LOC106443607 gene encoding uncharacterized protein LOC106443607, whose product MALMRTRSQLKTSSLSAPPPPPSPIPRARGSRSAANDILTEIIERSIQVPDLTLPESHSGGESSCSRHLIPAEIDFRMLTSRREGSVDRLVQSAREFGAFRLSCHGVSSEEMRSLVRESGRVFGVLEGRESGFRRSVVGNRDEIAWVRSWKERMEWAREYIGPERYRCFSEEMENVADKLDGVARKLGQIMVENSRRQTDKRIQRGESVLRVYRYNHENVTEQSPPLPKETTEEMLQYTLSLHLPAKNCEFRVNSRKGPLSFHADPDTILVTFGRQLEEWSLGEFKCRKGEIIYHPDAYGSHTSFSVELKCMSLFLSQASIATTPKTFSLTHQIVTALLLLFLFQSLWIYGCHMAA is encoded by the exons atGGCTCTGATGCGAACCAGGAGCCAATTGAAAACATCTTCATTGTCTGCACCGCCACCTCCTCCCTCACCGATCCCTAGAGCCAGAGGATCACGTTCCGCTGCGAACGACATTCTCACCGAGATCATAGAGAGATCGATCCAGGTTCCAGACCTCACGCTCCCTGAATCTCATTCCGGCGGAGAATCTTCTTGTTCACGTCATCTGATCCCGGCGGAGATTGATTTCAGGATGTTAACGTCGAGGAGAGAAGGCTCCGTGGATCGGTTGGTTCAATCGGCGAGGGAGTTCGGGGCGTTTCGTCTGAGCTGCCATGGGGTATCGAGCGAGGAGATGCGATCGCTTGTGAGGGAATCGGGTCGGGTTTTCGGAGTTTTGGAGGGGAGAGAGTCAGGGTTTCGTCGGAGTGTTGTCGGAAACAGGGATGAGATCGCTTGGGTTCGGTCGTGGAAGGAGAGGATGGAATGGGCGCGAGAGTATATCGGACCGGAAAGGTACCGCTGCTTCAG CGAAGAAATGGAGAATGTAGCTGATAAACTTGATGGAGTAGCAAGGAAACTAGGACAAATAATGGTGGAAAACTCAAGGAGACAAACAGATAAGAGGATACAAAGAGGAGAATCAGTGCTCAGAGTTTACAGGTACAATCATGAAAACGTAACAGAGCAAAGCCCTCCTTTGCCCAAAGAGACGACCGAAGAAATGCTTCAGTACACACTCAGCCTTCACCTTCCCGCCAAGAACTGCGAGTTCCGTGTCAACTCAAGGAAAGGCCCACTTTCTTTCCACGCAGATCCCGACACTATTCTTGTCACTTTTGGTCGCCAGCTTGAG GAGTGGAGCTTAGGAGAATTCAAATGTCGGAAAGGAGAAATCATATATCATCCAGATGCATATGGCTCTCACACTTCCTTCTCCGTAGAGCTAAAGTGCATGTCTCTTTTCTTATCACAAGCTTCTATTGCAACGACTCCCAAAACATTCTCTTTAACCCATCAGATTGTCACTGCATTACTCCTACTCTTTCTCTTCCAATCTTTATGGATTTATGGATGTCATATGGCAGCTTAG
- the LOC125607139 gene encoding non-specific lipid-transfer protein D-like, which produces MAGLMKLACFVVACMIVAGPITANAALSCASVVSNMAPCISYLRGSTGAISSACCSGVKNINGLSRTPSDRQIACGCLKRVVTLPNNINADRAAGLPNACGISLPYNISKSANSWAERWSDEAQADVSNTV; this is translated from the exons ATGGCTGGTCTGATGAAGTTGGCATGCTTCGTCGTAGCATGCATGATTGTGGCGGGTCCAATCACAGCGAACGCGGCTCTGAGCTGTGCCAGCGTGGTCAGCAACATGGCACCGTGCATAAGCTACTTGAGAGGAAGTACTGGGGCCATAAGCAGTGCGTGCTGCAGCGGCGTTAAGAATATAAACGGTCTGTCCCGTACACCCTCGGACCGTCAGATAGCTTGCGGTTGCCTTAAAAGAGTCGTTACCCTCCCTAATAATATAAACGCTGACCGTGCGGCTGGATTACCCAATGCATGTGGAATCAGTCTTCCTTACAATATCAGCAAAAGCGCCAACT CGTGGGCTGAGCGGTGGTCGGATGAAGCTCAAGCGGACGTTTCGAACACTGTATAA
- the LOC106438146 gene encoding transcription elongation factor TFIIS-like, which yields MESELIALFEAAKKAADAAAVDGVTSPSPEVSQSLDALEKLKTFPVTYNTLVATQVGKKLRSLAKHPVEEIKSVATDLLETWKRVVIEETTSKAKKTESTNGCKEVKLERKDVNPAPVKVQKLQRGDSAKSIKVERKEPDGKVKVERKEPDSKVKVERKEPDNKVKMDHRGQTTFKDEKVSKETLSSVKASDKVPNGAPKLTSMVKCNDPVRDKIRELLVDAMSKVHGESDEYDRARVVGCDPIRVAVSVESHMFEKLGRSTGAQKVKYRSIMFNLRDSNNPDLRRRVLTGEVSPEKLITLSGEEMASDKRKQETNQIKEKFLFDCERGQAPKASTDQFKCGRCGQRKCTYYQMQTRSADEPMTTYVTCVNCDNHWKFC from the exons ATGGAAAGTGAGTTGATTGCATTGTTCGAGGCGGCGAAGAAGGCGGCAGATGCGGCGGCTGTCGACGGTGTTACCTCCCCAAGCCCGGAGGTTTCTCAATCTCTCGATGCATTAGAGAAACTCAAGACGTTTCCCGTCACGTACAACACGCTCGTCGCAACCCAG GTAGGGAAGAAGCTGAGGTCTCTTGCGAAACATCCTGTTGAGGAAATCAAAAGCGTGGCTACTGATCTGCTTGAGACATGGAAGAGAGTTGTCATTGAAGAGACGACATCCAAGGCTAAGAAGACCGAAAGCACAAACGGTTGCAAAGAGGTTAAGTTGGAGAGGAAGGATGTGAACCCCGCGCCTGTGAAAGTCCAGAAGCTTCAGAGGGGTGATTCAGCTAAGAGTATCAAGGTAGAGAGAAAGGAACCAGACGGCAAAGTGAAGGTTGAGAGAAAGGAACCAGACAGCAAAGTGAAGGTTGAGAGAAAGGAACCAGACAACAAAGTTAAGATGGATCATCGTGGTCAGACTACTTTCAAGGATGAAAAAGTCTCAAAAGAAACGCTATCAAGTGTGAAGGCTTCAGACAAGGTACCTAATGGTGCTCCAAAGCTAACTTCAATGGTCAAATGCAACGATCCTGTGCGTGACAAGATCCGTGAGCTGCTTGTGGACGCCATGTCCAAGGTTCATGGAGAATCTGATGAGTACGACAGAGCGAGAGTAGTTGGATGTGATCCAATCCGCGTTGCTGTGTCTGTGGAGTCTCATATGTTTGAGAAACTGGGCCGGTCAACGGGAGCGCAGAAGGTCAAGTACAGATCTATAATGTTCAACCTGAGAGACAGTAACAACCCGGACCTGAGAAGGAGAGTTCTCACAGGGGAAGTGTCACCAGAGAAACTCATCACACTGTCGGGTGAAGAGATGGCGAGCGACAAGAGGAAACAAGAGACCAACCAGATCAAAGAGAAGTTCTTGTTCGATTGTGAGCGTGGTCAGGCACCAAAAGCAAGTACTGACCAGTTCAAGTGTGGGCGTTGTGGTCAGCGCAAATGCACGTATTATCAGATGCAGACTAGGAGTGCTGATGAGCCGATGACGACTTATGTTACATGTGTTAACTGTGACAATCACTGGAAGTTCTGTTGA